From the genome of Mauremys reevesii isolate NIE-2019 linkage group 24, ASM1616193v1, whole genome shotgun sequence:
TATCATCTTCccaagagggagagaaggaactAACAGGAACAAACCATGAATAACAGTGTTAATAGGCAGGCAAGGCGTTTCCAGCCTTACGAGCGCACTGGTGAGAGTCAACCCCAGCCAGGAGTCTGAGCCGAGCTCGAGGTGCTGCCCCGCCAGTGCCCATTCAGAGTTAGTCACCCCACCTTGCCTTGCTCTCGCGTGAGACCATCGCTGTAGTCTGACTAACCCAGGCCAGGTGCTTGGCTCCCACTGCACTAGCCACGAATGGTGGGCGACAAACGGGAGGTGGCTCCTGCAGGCCTGCCTTGCTCCCACCTCATATGGTAACAAGGCTGCAGCAAAGCGTGGACAGAGCACGAGGGGATTACCGTCTACTCAAGCCCAGCAGCCACAGTAACTGCTTTGATTCCTGCTGCTCCTGGCCCACCTATCTCCTGTGCTGCTCCTACTGGTCACAGGCCAAGTCTCTTCTGGAGGGGCAGATGCAGCAGGCCACTCAGGACAGTcaaggggctggggcagtagcCCAGCTTTAGTGAACAACAAAACCCTCAGCAAGTGGAGGAAGGACGCGTCTCTCCACTCAGCCCAGGAGCGGAAAGGTGAAGGGGGTTACACTCACCACTGCAGTCAGCATGAAGCAGAGGAGCAAACCAAAAGCCCCCAAGAAGGTTAAGGAGTCTATCGTTACAGCTCTTTGCTTTACCCAGAATCCCTCAAGATTGACACAGAGCCCTCATGTTGTTTGGTCTGCAGGGTGTTTCCCCTCTAGGCGTGAGTCCATTGGTGGCCAGTCAGGTTTGATGGCTGCCTGAACCTTCTCCCACTCTCCGAGCACTGAAAGGGCCTCTCTCccgtgtgggtgcgctggtgTCTGGTGAGGTGGGATGAATGGCtgaacctcctcccacactccaggcACTGGAAGGGCCTCTCTCccgtgtgggtgcgctggtgggTAGTGAGGCTGGAGGAGTGGCtgaacctcctcccacactccaggcACTGGAAGGGTCTCTCTCCCATGTGGGTGCGCTGGTGGGCAGTGAGGCTGGCTGACTGGCtgaacctcctcccacactccaggcACTGgaagggcctctcccccgtgtggatgcgCTGGTGGGTGGTGAGGTTGACTGACTGGCtgaacctcctcccacactccaggcACTGGAAGggcctctctcccgtgtggatgcGCTGGTGGGTGGTGAGCTTGGCTGACTCGCtgaacctcctcccacactccaggcACTGGAAGggcctctctcccgtgtggatgcGCTGGTGGGTGGTGAGGTGGGCTGACTGGCtgaacctcctcccacactccaggcACTGGAAGggcctctctcccgtgtggatgcGCTGGTGGGTGGTGAGGTTGACTGACTGGCtgaacctcctcccacactccaggcACTGGAAGggcctctctcccgtgtggatgcGCTGGTGGGTGGTGAGCTTGGCTGACTCGCtgaacctcctcccacactccaggcACTGGAAGGGCCTCTCTCccgtgtgggtgcgctggtgggTGGTGAGGTGGGCTGACTGGCtgaacctcctcccacactccaggcACTGGAAGggcctctctcccgtgtggatgcGCTGGTGGGTGGTGAGCTTGGCTGACTTGCtgaacctcctcccacactccaggcACTGGAAGGGCCTCTCTCccgtgtgggtgcgctggtgggTGGTGAGGTGGGCTGACTGGCtgaacctcctcccacactccaggcACTGGAAGGGCCTCTCTCccgtgtgggtgcgctggtgTCTGGTGAGGCTGGAGGAGTGGCtgaacctcctcccacactcacCACAAGGATAGGACTTTTCTCCTGTGTGGCTCTGCTGATGTCTAACCCAGTGTGATGGCCTGTGGAAGTTCTGCCCACACTCGCCACAGGAATACTTCTGTCTGCGACcgccacctcctgcctgccccgtTTCGCTCTGTGCATGTGGCTCCCCTGTTGTGTCCCTCCACTGCTGTGGAGGCAGGTTTGACAGTAAGCCAAACACCTCTCTACCTCCCACACCTTCCCTCTGCCCTTGCAAATGTGGTTTCTTTCCCCATGTGCCTttgcggagggagctggggtttGGTGGCAGCTGCTGTGATGGTGGATCTCCCGGGAAGGAAAGACCTCTGGTTTTAGGACAagattcccctcccagagcacctTCGTCTTCTTCAGTCTGCAATTCGGTAGGCAGGTGCTTACGCTTCAAGTGTTGGCTGAGGTAATCTTTGCTGCTGAAAGCCAGCCTGCAGCGAGGGCATGGATGGCAGTGTGGATCCTGCCCACGCACTGTCCAAAACACAAACCAGAATTCAGATAGGAAATGGCAATTGCTCCAACGCGCTGGCCCTTCCAGAGGCTTTGCACATAGGAAGGGCCAAGAGCACCAGACAATTAGTGACACTCAGACTTTAGTTTTAGGATACAAAATGAACCGTTCCCTGTAGGACCAGACCTAATgactgactcctccccagggTTCAGTTCTGTCCCCTGACAGTCAGCCAGACCTAAAGCTGGGACAACCGTGCCTGGTTATTCTAGGTCCCTGCTAGGAgtgtcattttctctctctcctctcccaggtGTTGGGGGTTCTGGTTCCGGCCAACTCCTCTGTCCCAAGGCCAGTGGAGTAAGCCATGGCAGACAGTTGTATTTATAAGCATTTCTGAGGCTGTCTCTACACAGGCACTTGAATGACAAAAGTTGTGTGTTTCAGAGATGttaacccccccccaccctccccgacaaaagttttgccgacgacaagcgccagtgtgaacagcgtGCTCCTGGCGACAACGCAAATGCTGCTCATTGGGAGTGGAAGAttttgctggcaggagagccgacaaacagtggctacactgcaTGGTGTTCAGTGGCACGGCTGTCGTAATGCAGGCAGGTCACTAAAAgctgggtagtgtagacatagcctgtatTGCACGTCCCTGTAGTGCTTAAGAGCTAAAGGCAGAGCCTGGTGaccccccagagcctccttccCCCGTAACCGTGCGGGAGAGCCTGTAGGCACAACCCCTGCTGGTTGTTGCCCAGTGCTGGGAGTGCACTGATCGGCACTCTGCTAGCTTGGCCTAGTCTGAGGATCACTGTGACACCCCAGAGGCTCTACCACAGATTTCAGTGGCAGTGGAGACATAACTACTTTGACCAGCCCCTCACTACACCCCATCCTCCAAAGCCTCCTCCATCTTTAAGCTTGTTTTGAAGACGCCAAAACACACCTTGTATCGGTTTAGTTTCTGAACTTTGGGAAGGCGATAGGTGGCTTTGCACCCACGGTAACACTGAAGAGGCTTCTAGCCACCCCGTGCAGATCGTGATAGCCAGTCTCAAACTCCAGTCTCAAACTCTGGTTGGTTAGTTTAACTTTAAATACTGTTTTTAGTCCCAGTCTTCACCTCTCAGTGTAACGCAGATGCTGGGGTCGGAGAAGGTCGGGTAATAAGTCACGGGCAGAGCAGGAGGGGCAACTGACAGTGTTTCAGCTGCTAAGCACTGACCTGCTGAGCAATTCCCAGTCTGTGTCTCCTCATGGATCCCAGCATTTTTCAACCATTTGGCTATCAGGGACCTGCTTGCTGCCTTTCTAAACTGTATCAGGGAGATCCCAGCGACTGGTGCCAATCCAGACTGGTCATTGAGAATCACTGAGCTAGGGATCCCCCCGTATGTGCATGTGTTGGAGGTGGTGTGAGTAGCTGAGCAGAAGGCAACTGAAGAGGGAGATTCAGGGCAGCAGGTGCTCTAAATCTGACCATCTCCTAGGGCAGGGGTAGTCAACAGGTGCACCGCAGGCCAAATCCAGACCGCCAGACGCTTTTGaacggaccatgaaatctttTTTACTTATTGCATTGTTACTgcaacatgaaaaaaatgtttctctggagtctggaccttggctataccttgaccaagaaacatggaccttgacaaaaaataattgactacccctgttcTAGGGATGGCAGGAAGCTCCCATAATTAGGCTCATTCCAACCACTAGTGGCAGCGGTGGCtgccagggctttggagtggagcccggaATCGGAgtgcggagcagctccggagcagtggagctgcaggtttttgcatggagctggagcacagctccaaagccctggtggcTGCATCTCCTTTCACCAGCTTCCCTCATCACATCTGCACTCGAGATGGGCTCTCTAGCATAAGGATTTACTTGTGAGCATTCCTGACAAAGATGTCAGGATAAGAAATGAAAGTTCCTGGTTATTAGAAATTGTGTCATCTCAAAACAAGCCAAGGGAAGCTTTTAGCCAGAGCGAGGCTGCAGCCTGGTACCTTTGGGTGGCGCTGTGCTTTTCCATCTCGTGCCCCACTTGATTCCCAGCTCCTTGCCGTATTCATCCCCGTACCAGACCAGAAGCTCACAGTGCGGCAGGATGGCCCTGCACACTCTATAGTAGATTTTCCCATGATACTGGAAAGCGACAAGGTTCTGCTCTTCCTCATCCCTAGCACAGTTAACATACCTGGACATTCACAGTTAGGAAAGTGATTTGTTAAATACAATGGTCTTCAGTCAGGGAAGTGCCAACTTGAAATCTAGGCGATAGAACAGTGAAATAACCACAGTACTTCTAGATTTTCCTTAATGGGATTAATAGGTTATTGGTCCATGCCTGGAGATTTCAGAGCCtagccaagtatcagagggggagccgtgttagtctggatttgtaaaagcagcaaagaatcctgtggcaccttatagactaacagacgttttgcagcatgagctttcgtgggtgaatacccacttcttcggatgcaagtcagaatacccacttcttcggacttgCATTCgaaaaagtgggtattcacccacgaaagctcatgctgcaaaacgtctgttagtctataaggtgccacaggattcttcagAGCCTAGCCAGTAACCTTTGAAAGGTACGTCCGGTGTTTTTGAAGCTCATCCAGTCTATGAAAGTGAGATGACTTAGAGAGCCAAAATCTGTACAACTTTTATAGAAAGGAGATTCTGGCGAATGAGGCTTCCTCAATATGCTTCTCTGTGCTTGGGTATTGGAGGGCTAATGCTGTGTCTCTCCCTAACCAGGTAGGCACTTTGTTTTGGGGTTTGCGTTGCAATCTTAATGCTGAGAATATCATGTTGTGAATGCTAACAGGACTGGGTAAATAACTGCATGCTAAGTGATGGATTGAGTATGCCGCAGCCTGTAAAAATGAATCCTATGGCTTCATACACCTGAAACACTGACTATCCCAGAGTTAACATTCTGTGATTATACTGATGAGGATAGGAGTACAGGGACTTACCTCATCCAGTTGGCATTAGTTTCATCCTTCCCATCAATGTACACATACCAGTTTCTTCCCTTGGTGATCTGGAGTTGAATCAGACAAGACACACAGGAATCAATAAGGCACTCTCCATACAGATGAGATGATAAATAAGTGACAAGTGTCATGCATTGTGTCCTGAACACAGTTCAGAAGTAATCCTGCAAGTGTGAATACACACAGAACAGACAGGGCCAAATAGTGCTCACGGCGACAATCCCAATGAAATCAAGGAGGCTGCACAGCATAACttaagctttgtctacactggaactttgtcagcaaaacttttgtcattcgggGATGttaaaaaacacccccctgaaggacaaaagttttaccgacaaaaagTGCTGGTGAGAACAGtactttgttggcaggagagctctctccagaTGACAAACAGCCGCTACAATGTGTGACTTTTAGTAGTatggctgtagcggcacagctgtgtcaAAAGGTGTGTagtatagacaaagcctgagaGCAGAACCTGGGCCTTCAAACAGTGTCTCCCAACAAACTTTGAAAGCTGAGCCTACCACCACCATCAGGCAAGTTAAACCAACTGCACCCTGCTAGGAGAATGCCATGTGTTAAAGGCCATAACATATCAATGAATACATCTCCCTAGCCCCTCAGCAAGCCCTTCATGCCACCTCCCCGACAGACGCTGAGAAAtactgatgtagggtgaccagatgtcctgtttttatagggacagttctgattttcgggtctttttcttatataggctcctactacCCCCTACCCcggtcttgatttttcacacttgctgtctggtcaccctatgctgaTGTAACGTCATACGAATAAAACATGAATTAACAGAACAGAGAGTGAGAGTTCAGTGCCAAGGAGCATacttcctctccttcctttcaCACTTTGATGAGCTAGAACATAGCAGAGTGTTGTAATAGGAAAAAAAGCGTCATGGGCAATTCATACCAGCCAAGAATAACCATTGTgggctgcttcctcctcctctgttatCCTTCCGTCGTATGGGCCAAAATGAACTCCAATCGGCAGGGTGTCTGCCTCATTCCAGACTCCAAGCCCAGCCTGTGGGATACTCGAAAGCCCAATTCTCATCCCTGGGGGCAAAGTGAGAGCTGCTCTCCTTTCCTGTCCTGTTTCTACTATTGGGTCTTTGATGAAAGTTGGAGGGCCATGAACTGAACACTCATCAATGAAAAATGTCAGGCAAGCCTCACAAACTAGAACAGGAGGAGAAAC
Proteins encoded in this window:
- the LOC120390257 gene encoding histone-lysine N-methyltransferase PRDM9-like isoform X1; translation: MSDNAGEGRASEKRKEQKSRKAGESSQVEDGFKELSIYFPKEQWAEMGAWEKTRYRNIKRNYEFMIELGLPTPKPAFMCRGRRPQNPIIYDSESDEDWTPKPLVKTFRPPRKSGSLKQEKKKRQNISQNEKTVLEKTSENQTDTEKLNKNSDVGTRIPVTNVVDLKTDLPRLAASETQGQSTQVNTYSLRKREKKVYVEINEPQDDDYLFCEACLTFFIDECSVHGPPTFIKDPIVETGQERRAALTLPPGMRIGLSSIPQAGLGVWNEADTLPIGVHFGPYDGRITEEEEAAHNGYSWLITKGRNWYVYIDGKDETNANWMRYVNCARDEEEQNLVAFQYHGKIYYRVCRAILPHCELLVWYGDEYGKELGIKWGTRWKSTAPPKVRGQDPHCHPCPRCRLAFSSKDYLSQHLKRKHLPTELQTEEDEGALGGESCPKTRGLSFPGDPPSQQLPPNPSSLRKGTWGKKPHLQGQREGVGGREVFGLLSNLPPQQWRDTTGEPHAQSETGQAGGGGRRQKYSCGECGQNFHRPSHWVRHQQSHTGEKSYPCGECGRRFSHSSSLTRHQRTHTGERPFQCLECGRRFSQSAHLTTHQRTHTGERPFQCLECGRRFSKSAKLTTHQRIHTGERPFQCLECGRRFSQSAHLTTHQRTHTGERPFQCLECGRRFSESAKLTTHQRIHTGERPFQCLECGRRFSQSVNLTTHQRIHTGERPFQCLECGRRFSQSAHLTTHQRIHTGERPFQCLECGRRFSHSSSLTTHQRTHTGERPFQCLECGRRFSHSSHLTRHQRTHTGERPFQCSESGRRFRQPSNLTGHQWTHA
- the LOC120390257 gene encoding histone-lysine N-methyltransferase PRDM9-like isoform X2, coding for MSDNAGEGRASEKRKEQKSRKAGESSQVEDGFKELSIYFPKEQWAEMGAWEKTRYRNIKRNYEFMIELGLPTPKPAFMCRGRRPQNPIIYDSESDEDWTPKPLVKTFRPPRKSGSLKQEKKKRQNISQNEKTVLEKTSENQTDTEKLNKNSDVGTRIPVTNVVDLKTVCEACLTFFIDECSVHGPPTFIKDPIVETGQERRAALTLPPGMRIGLSSIPQAGLGVWNEADTLPIGVHFGPYDGRITEEEEAAHNGYSWLITKGRNWYVYIDGKDETNANWMRYVNCARDEEEQNLVAFQYHGKIYYRVCRAILPHCELLVWYGDEYGKELGIKWGTRWKSTAPPKVRGQDPHCHPCPRCRLAFSSKDYLSQHLKRKHLPTELQTEEDEGALGGESCPKTRGLSFPGDPPSQQLPPNPSSLRKGTWGKKPHLQGQREGVGGREVFGLLSNLPPQQWRDTTGEPHAQSETGQAGGGGRRQKYSCGECGQNFHRPSHWVRHQQSHTGEKSYPCGECGRRFSHSSSLTRHQRTHTGERPFQCLECGRRFSQSAHLTTHQRTHTGERPFQCLECGRRFSKSAKLTTHQRIHTGERPFQCLECGRRFSQSAHLTTHQRTHTGERPFQCLECGRRFSESAKLTTHQRIHTGERPFQCLECGRRFSQSVNLTTHQRIHTGERPFQCLECGRRFSQSAHLTTHQRIHTGERPFQCLECGRRFSHSSSLTTHQRTHTGERPFQCLECGRRFSHSSHLTRHQRTHTGERPFQCSESGRRFRQPSNLTGHQWTHA